The following are from one region of the Dreissena polymorpha isolate Duluth1 chromosome 2, UMN_Dpol_1.0, whole genome shotgun sequence genome:
- the LOC127866063 gene encoding uncharacterized protein LOC127866063, protein MTVDEDNRPFEKATKENAHEHGAVTSVKRPMYDKDIEIKTRVTAVLEKVEMVSQCNVSIKESCNQASTVFTSELTEDKTEKCRFSLPSKGEEKVNSFEQISQKSNAICTKNDILLVDPYDFSRSHQGYMVIIVNQTFKHQAFRDGAFKDIEYLYNIAYKLGLNVYKGQNTNLSLSETLQLLENVRTLDHSHCNMLAVAFSTHGLEQPNPKAKGKSDHALVCADDRLIFTSTVTEIFNDDNCPSLKDKPKLFIIQACRGEEHDNGADLWVTKKTGVDRTCGGYADNCWQTSLETPDVHFTNDSWAGGPDNQGQSAHLLDDHTITPGNESSALPMVTQIQSAQLLRAPLRSSPKLKPFPLVDTPSLKCENDQLIFYAIPPGMFAWRNTEDGSWMLYYLNNLIEMCDERRPINMLKLLLKVNAEMALRTTNVPSDKNLDRKKAISVVEHKLTRDLIFPSRVK, encoded by the exons ATGACAGTGGATGAAGACAATCGACCGTTCGAAAAAGCAACTAAAGAGAACGCCCATGAACACGGTGCTGTTACGTCTGTTAAACGTCCCATGTACGATAAAGACATAGAAATTAAAACGCGTGTAACAGCTGTACTTGAAAAAGTTGAGATGGTGAGCCAATGCAATGTCAGTATAAAAGAATCCTGCAACCAAGCTTCTACAGTGTTCACTTCAGAATTAACTGAAGACAAGACAGAAAAATGTCGATTTTCATTACCATCAAAGGGCGAGGAAAAAGTGAACAGTTTTGAACAAATAAGTCAAAAATCAAATGCAATTTGTACTAAAAATGACATTTTACTTGTTGACCCATACGATTTCAGTCGCAGTCACCAAGGCTACATGGTCATAATTGTCAATCAAACGTTCAAGCATCAAGCATTCAGGGATGGTGCATTCAAAGATATTgagtatttatataatattgctTATAAACTTGGCTTAAACGTCTACAAAGGTCAAAATACAAATCTGTCTTTATCTGAAACACTGCAACTGCTCGAAAATGTGAGGACTCTCGACCATTCGCATTGTAACATGCTTGCCGTCGCGTTTAGCACACACGGGTTGGAGCAACCGAATCCCAAAGCTAAAGGAAAGAGTGACCATGCCCTTGTGTGCGCCGACGACAGACTGATTTTTACCAGCACAGTTACTGAAATATTCAACGACGACAATTGCCCTTCTTTGAAAGACAAACCGAAATTATTTATAATCCAAGCCTGTAGAG GTGAAGAGCATGACAATGGTGCTGACCTTTGGGTGACAAAAAAGACCGGAGTCGATCGAACTTGTGGTGGTTACGCAg ACAACTGTTGGCAGACATCTCTTGAAACCCCTGACGTGCACTTTACCAATGACAGCTGGGCTGGCGGCCCTGACAACCAAGGTCAATCTGCACATCTCCTTGACGACCATACAATTACACCCGGAAATGAATCATCCGCTTTACCCATGGTTACTCAGATACAATCGGCTCAGCTCCTTCGGGCACCTCTTCGGTCAAGTCCCAAACTTAAACCATTCCCCTTGGTTGACACACCGTCTCTGAAGTGCGAGAACGATCAACTAATCTTCTACGCCATACCCCCGGGCATGTTTGCGTGGCGGAACACAGAGGACGGCTCCTGGATGCTGTATTACCTAAACAATCTTATTGAGATGTGTGATGAGAGACGGCCTATTAATATGCTAAAATTGTTGTTAAAAGTGAACGCCGAGATGGCTCTGAGGACTACAAACGTCCCTTCTGATAAAAATCTCGATAGAAAGAAGGCTATATCTGTTGTCGAACACAAACTAACTCGGGACTTGATCTTTCCGTCACGAGTGAAATGA